From one Planococcus citri chromosome 3, ihPlaCitr1.1, whole genome shotgun sequence genomic stretch:
- the LOC135838853 gene encoding low-density lipoprotein receptor-like isoform X3 has protein sequence MSLVGEVSVSTLPCHFRCQDGNYLFDGSFCDGNSDCSNGDDESYGCDRAKCGSRKFKCTDGTCLNIRVRCDNKNDCTDGSDERNCGDEIDTDECPSREGSFFCDDESKCIDFKHVCDDSCNCADCSDERTGCSKYDNYICDKCSDTCRSTTHEAHKFSTAPSKEIILSPCKGCEFSHSCDQKCLSIEQSKERCVCDENYQSYPLNNYTLETSCKSNVSYENAILYSTTDEIKLYNFTSNTTITFRSNVDCTALAAAHDYIYYATFSNNIGFIFKTSIISNQTKMIVDSDYPILSMDVDWITGNIYFTTEESISVCSNNGQTCAKLRSCSNCHLKLAPKLGSLMFWNEDTTLYRSAMDGSKEENFSRVTEMFERINFFNYSRLLFAIDEAKESVFLAHELPFPLVTWSRLYSNMHTQFLIRGNFDGKELVDFDEFENVVYFTLEDTNEIFHSDNMKQYTNSRSILIDQNATAIKIIYVYNRLLQRTKIPNPCNETSCSLCLLKPFSPFIGLNWACACGNLTKYDHKFICASNIDSASNTIPDATAKKREVYDVYNPPPSWIRKNSSSKTETVSIARYLVMIGLTLIGIAAGAGVLLFYLRYKRKIIENDDCIREALYGDGDL, from the exons ATGTCATTGGTAGGAGAA GTTTCTGTTTCAACATTACCGTGTCATTTTCGATGCCAAGATGGTAACTACCTTTTTGATGGCTCCTTTTGCGATGGCAATTCTGACTGTTCAAATGGAGATGATGAAAGTTACGGATGTGATAGG GCAAAATGTGGCAGTCGCAAATTCAAGTGTACAGATGGAACATGTTTAAATATAAGGGTTCGCTGCGATAATAAAAATGATTGTACCGATGGTTCTGATGAACGAAACTGTG GTGACGAAATCGATACAGACGAATGTCCATCGCGCGAAGGTAGCTTTTTTTGTGACGATGAATCAAAATGTATCGACTTCAAACATGTTTGCGATGATTCTTGTAACTGCGCGGATTGTTCTGACGAACGGACTGGTTGTTCTAAATATG ataACTATATATGCGACAAGTGTTCTGACACTTGCCGCTCGACGACGCACGAAGCTCATAAATTTAGTACAGCTCCATCGAAGGAAATTATTCTTTCACCTTGTAAAG gatgTGAGTTTTCGCATTCGTGTGATCAAAAATGCCTATCAATTGAACAGTCAAAAGAACGATGCGTTTGCGACGAAAATTACCAGTCATATCCATTGAACAATTACACTCTGGAAACGTCATGTAAGAGCAATG tATCCTACGAAAATGCGATCCTTTATTCGACTACAGACGAAATTAAATTGTACAACTTTACATCTAATACTACGATTACCTTTCGAAGTAACGTTGACTGTACAGCTTTAGCCGCTGCTCACGATTACATATATTATGCGACATTTTCCAATAATATtgggttcattttcaaaacatcgaTTATTTCTAATCAAACGAAAATGATTGTTGACTCTG ACTATCCAATTTTATCAATGGATGTTGACTGGATTACGGGTAATATCTATTTCACAACTGAAGAGTCGATATCAGTTTGTTCGAATAATGGTCAAACTTGCGCGAAGTTGAGATCCTGCTCAAATTGCCACCTCAAACTGGCCCCTAAATTAGG caGTTTGATGTTCTGGAACGAAGATACCACATTATATCGCTCTGCCATGGATGGATcaaaggaagaaaatttcagtaGAGTTACAGAAATGTTCGAacggattaatttttttaattattcgcGGCTGCTATTTGCGATAGATGAAGCAAAAGAAAGTGTGTTTTTGGCGCATGAATTGCCATTTCCGTTGGTAACTTGGTCGAGATTATACTCAAACATGCACACACAG tttctgatACGAGGCAACTTCGATGGAAAGGAGTTAGTCGATTTTGATGAATTCGAAAATGTCGTATACTTCACTTTGGAAGACaccaatgaaatttttcacagcgACAATATGAAGCAGTACACGAATTCCCGAAGCATACTTATTGATCAAAATGCAACTGCTATAAAAATTATATATGTTTACAATCGTCTGTTACAGCGCACCAAg ATACCAAATCCATGCAATGAAACATCATGTTCATTATGCCTGCTAAAGCCTTTTTCACCATTCATAGGTTTAAATTGGGCTTGCGCATGCGGCAATCTCACTAAATACGATCATAAGTTTATTTGCGCAAGCAATATAGATTCAGCATCAAACACTATTCCGGATGCAACTGCAAAAAAGCGAGAAGTCTATGATGTTTATAATCCTCCTCCATCGTGgattagaaaaaattcttcatcgaAAACCGAAACAGTGTCTATTGCAAGATACCTTGTCATGATTGGTCTGACTCTGATTGGTATTGCAGCTGGTGCAGGAGTTCTCTTATTTTATCTGCGTTATAAGAGAAAAATAATCGAGAACGATGATTGCATTCGCGAGGCATTGTATGGGGATGGTGATTTGTGA
- the LOC135838853 gene encoding vitellogenin receptor-like isoform X2: MSMVRFLFISILSLVYLICEVSVSTLPCHFRCQDGNYLFDGSFCDGNSDCSNGDDESYGCDRAKCGSRKFKCTDGTCLNIRVRCDNKNDCTDGSDERNCGDEIDTDECPSREGSFFCDDESKCIDFKHVCDDSCNCADCSDERTGCSKYDNYICDKCSDTCRSTTHEAHKFSTAPSKEIILSPCKGCEFSHSCDQKCLSIEQSKERCVCDENYQSYPLNNYTLETSCKSNVSYENAILYSTTDEIKLYNFTSNTTITFRSNVDCTALAAAHDYIYYATFSNNIGFIFKTSIISNQTKMIVDSDYPILSMDVDWITGNIYFTTEESISVCSNNGQTCAKLRSCSNCHLKLAPKLGLMFWNEDTTLYRSAMDGSKEENFSRVTEMFERINFFNYSRLLFAIDEAKESVFLAHELPFPLVTWSRLYSNMHTQFLIRGNFDGKELVDFDEFENVVYFTLEDTNEIFHSDNMKQYTNSRSILIDQNATAIKIIYVYNRLLQRTKIPNPCNETSCSLCLLKPFSPFIGLNWACACGNLTKYDHKFICASNIDSASNTIPDATAKKREVYDVYNPPPSWIRKNSSSKTETVSIARYLVMIGLTLIGIAAGAGVLLFYLRYKRKIIENDDCIREALYGDGDL; encoded by the exons atgagCATGGTCCGGTTTTTGTTCATTTCCATTTTATCTCTTGTTTACCTCATCTGTGAG GTTTCTGTTTCAACATTACCGTGTCATTTTCGATGCCAAGATGGTAACTACCTTTTTGATGGCTCCTTTTGCGATGGCAATTCTGACTGTTCAAATGGAGATGATGAAAGTTACGGATGTGATAGG GCAAAATGTGGCAGTCGCAAATTCAAGTGTACAGATGGAACATGTTTAAATATAAGGGTTCGCTGCGATAATAAAAATGATTGTACCGATGGTTCTGATGAACGAAACTGTG GTGACGAAATCGATACAGACGAATGTCCATCGCGCGAAGGTAGCTTTTTTTGTGACGATGAATCAAAATGTATCGACTTCAAACATGTTTGCGATGATTCTTGTAACTGCGCGGATTGTTCTGACGAACGGACTGGTTGTTCTAAATATG ataACTATATATGCGACAAGTGTTCTGACACTTGCCGCTCGACGACGCACGAAGCTCATAAATTTAGTACAGCTCCATCGAAGGAAATTATTCTTTCACCTTGTAAAG gatgTGAGTTTTCGCATTCGTGTGATCAAAAATGCCTATCAATTGAACAGTCAAAAGAACGATGCGTTTGCGACGAAAATTACCAGTCATATCCATTGAACAATTACACTCTGGAAACGTCATGTAAGAGCAATG tATCCTACGAAAATGCGATCCTTTATTCGACTACAGACGAAATTAAATTGTACAACTTTACATCTAATACTACGATTACCTTTCGAAGTAACGTTGACTGTACAGCTTTAGCCGCTGCTCACGATTACATATATTATGCGACATTTTCCAATAATATtgggttcattttcaaaacatcgaTTATTTCTAATCAAACGAAAATGATTGTTGACTCTG ACTATCCAATTTTATCAATGGATGTTGACTGGATTACGGGTAATATCTATTTCACAACTGAAGAGTCGATATCAGTTTGTTCGAATAATGGTCAAACTTGCGCGAAGTTGAGATCCTGCTCAAATTGCCACCTCAAACTGGCCCCTAAATTAGG TTTGATGTTCTGGAACGAAGATACCACATTATATCGCTCTGCCATGGATGGATcaaaggaagaaaatttcagtaGAGTTACAGAAATGTTCGAacggattaatttttttaattattcgcGGCTGCTATTTGCGATAGATGAAGCAAAAGAAAGTGTGTTTTTGGCGCATGAATTGCCATTTCCGTTGGTAACTTGGTCGAGATTATACTCAAACATGCACACACAG tttctgatACGAGGCAACTTCGATGGAAAGGAGTTAGTCGATTTTGATGAATTCGAAAATGTCGTATACTTCACTTTGGAAGACaccaatgaaatttttcacagcgACAATATGAAGCAGTACACGAATTCCCGAAGCATACTTATTGATCAAAATGCAACTGCTATAAAAATTATATATGTTTACAATCGTCTGTTACAGCGCACCAAg ATACCAAATCCATGCAATGAAACATCATGTTCATTATGCCTGCTAAAGCCTTTTTCACCATTCATAGGTTTAAATTGGGCTTGCGCATGCGGCAATCTCACTAAATACGATCATAAGTTTATTTGCGCAAGCAATATAGATTCAGCATCAAACACTATTCCGGATGCAACTGCAAAAAAGCGAGAAGTCTATGATGTTTATAATCCTCCTCCATCGTGgattagaaaaaattcttcatcgaAAACCGAAACAGTGTCTATTGCAAGATACCTTGTCATGATTGGTCTGACTCTGATTGGTATTGCAGCTGGTGCAGGAGTTCTCTTATTTTATCTGCGTTATAAGAGAAAAATAATCGAGAACGATGATTGCATTCGCGAGGCATTGTATGGGGATGGTGATTTGTGA
- the LOC135838853 gene encoding vitellogenin receptor-like isoform X1, translating into MSMVRFLFISILSLVYLICEVSVSTLPCHFRCQDGNYLFDGSFCDGNSDCSNGDDESYGCDRAKCGSRKFKCTDGTCLNIRVRCDNKNDCTDGSDERNCGDEIDTDECPSREGSFFCDDESKCIDFKHVCDDSCNCADCSDERTGCSKYDNYICDKCSDTCRSTTHEAHKFSTAPSKEIILSPCKGCEFSHSCDQKCLSIEQSKERCVCDENYQSYPLNNYTLETSCKSNVSYENAILYSTTDEIKLYNFTSNTTITFRSNVDCTALAAAHDYIYYATFSNNIGFIFKTSIISNQTKMIVDSDYPILSMDVDWITGNIYFTTEESISVCSNNGQTCAKLRSCSNCHLKLAPKLGSLMFWNEDTTLYRSAMDGSKEENFSRVTEMFERINFFNYSRLLFAIDEAKESVFLAHELPFPLVTWSRLYSNMHTQFLIRGNFDGKELVDFDEFENVVYFTLEDTNEIFHSDNMKQYTNSRSILIDQNATAIKIIYVYNRLLQRTKIPNPCNETSCSLCLLKPFSPFIGLNWACACGNLTKYDHKFICASNIDSASNTIPDATAKKREVYDVYNPPPSWIRKNSSSKTETVSIARYLVMIGLTLIGIAAGAGVLLFYLRYKRKIIENDDCIREALYGDGDL; encoded by the exons atgagCATGGTCCGGTTTTTGTTCATTTCCATTTTATCTCTTGTTTACCTCATCTGTGAG GTTTCTGTTTCAACATTACCGTGTCATTTTCGATGCCAAGATGGTAACTACCTTTTTGATGGCTCCTTTTGCGATGGCAATTCTGACTGTTCAAATGGAGATGATGAAAGTTACGGATGTGATAGG GCAAAATGTGGCAGTCGCAAATTCAAGTGTACAGATGGAACATGTTTAAATATAAGGGTTCGCTGCGATAATAAAAATGATTGTACCGATGGTTCTGATGAACGAAACTGTG GTGACGAAATCGATACAGACGAATGTCCATCGCGCGAAGGTAGCTTTTTTTGTGACGATGAATCAAAATGTATCGACTTCAAACATGTTTGCGATGATTCTTGTAACTGCGCGGATTGTTCTGACGAACGGACTGGTTGTTCTAAATATG ataACTATATATGCGACAAGTGTTCTGACACTTGCCGCTCGACGACGCACGAAGCTCATAAATTTAGTACAGCTCCATCGAAGGAAATTATTCTTTCACCTTGTAAAG gatgTGAGTTTTCGCATTCGTGTGATCAAAAATGCCTATCAATTGAACAGTCAAAAGAACGATGCGTTTGCGACGAAAATTACCAGTCATATCCATTGAACAATTACACTCTGGAAACGTCATGTAAGAGCAATG tATCCTACGAAAATGCGATCCTTTATTCGACTACAGACGAAATTAAATTGTACAACTTTACATCTAATACTACGATTACCTTTCGAAGTAACGTTGACTGTACAGCTTTAGCCGCTGCTCACGATTACATATATTATGCGACATTTTCCAATAATATtgggttcattttcaaaacatcgaTTATTTCTAATCAAACGAAAATGATTGTTGACTCTG ACTATCCAATTTTATCAATGGATGTTGACTGGATTACGGGTAATATCTATTTCACAACTGAAGAGTCGATATCAGTTTGTTCGAATAATGGTCAAACTTGCGCGAAGTTGAGATCCTGCTCAAATTGCCACCTCAAACTGGCCCCTAAATTAGG caGTTTGATGTTCTGGAACGAAGATACCACATTATATCGCTCTGCCATGGATGGATcaaaggaagaaaatttcagtaGAGTTACAGAAATGTTCGAacggattaatttttttaattattcgcGGCTGCTATTTGCGATAGATGAAGCAAAAGAAAGTGTGTTTTTGGCGCATGAATTGCCATTTCCGTTGGTAACTTGGTCGAGATTATACTCAAACATGCACACACAG tttctgatACGAGGCAACTTCGATGGAAAGGAGTTAGTCGATTTTGATGAATTCGAAAATGTCGTATACTTCACTTTGGAAGACaccaatgaaatttttcacagcgACAATATGAAGCAGTACACGAATTCCCGAAGCATACTTATTGATCAAAATGCAACTGCTATAAAAATTATATATGTTTACAATCGTCTGTTACAGCGCACCAAg ATACCAAATCCATGCAATGAAACATCATGTTCATTATGCCTGCTAAAGCCTTTTTCACCATTCATAGGTTTAAATTGGGCTTGCGCATGCGGCAATCTCACTAAATACGATCATAAGTTTATTTGCGCAAGCAATATAGATTCAGCATCAAACACTATTCCGGATGCAACTGCAAAAAAGCGAGAAGTCTATGATGTTTATAATCCTCCTCCATCGTGgattagaaaaaattcttcatcgaAAACCGAAACAGTGTCTATTGCAAGATACCTTGTCATGATTGGTCTGACTCTGATTGGTATTGCAGCTGGTGCAGGAGTTCTCTTATTTTATCTGCGTTATAAGAGAAAAATAATCGAGAACGATGATTGCATTCGCGAGGCATTGTATGGGGATGGTGATTTGTGA
- the LOC135838853 gene encoding vitellogenin receptor-like isoform X4: MTPKENRKKRETCRKAPDNYICDKCSDTCRSTTHEAHKFSTAPSKEIILSPCKGCEFSHSCDQKCLSIEQSKERCVCDENYQSYPLNNYTLETSCKSNVSYENAILYSTTDEIKLYNFTSNTTITFRSNVDCTALAAAHDYIYYATFSNNIGFIFKTSIISNQTKMIVDSDYPILSMDVDWITGNIYFTTEESISVCSNNGQTCAKLRSCSNCHLKLAPKLGSLMFWNEDTTLYRSAMDGSKEENFSRVTEMFERINFFNYSRLLFAIDEAKESVFLAHELPFPLVTWSRLYSNMHTQFLIRGNFDGKELVDFDEFENVVYFTLEDTNEIFHSDNMKQYTNSRSILIDQNATAIKIIYVYNRLLQRTKIPNPCNETSCSLCLLKPFSPFIGLNWACACGNLTKYDHKFICASNIDSASNTIPDATAKKREVYDVYNPPPSWIRKNSSSKTETVSIARYLVMIGLTLIGIAAGAGVLLFYLRYKRKIIENDDCIREALYGDGDL; this comes from the exons atgaccccaaaGGAAAATCGAAAGAAAAGAGAAACGTGCAGAAAAGCACCAG ataACTATATATGCGACAAGTGTTCTGACACTTGCCGCTCGACGACGCACGAAGCTCATAAATTTAGTACAGCTCCATCGAAGGAAATTATTCTTTCACCTTGTAAAG gatgTGAGTTTTCGCATTCGTGTGATCAAAAATGCCTATCAATTGAACAGTCAAAAGAACGATGCGTTTGCGACGAAAATTACCAGTCATATCCATTGAACAATTACACTCTGGAAACGTCATGTAAGAGCAATG tATCCTACGAAAATGCGATCCTTTATTCGACTACAGACGAAATTAAATTGTACAACTTTACATCTAATACTACGATTACCTTTCGAAGTAACGTTGACTGTACAGCTTTAGCCGCTGCTCACGATTACATATATTATGCGACATTTTCCAATAATATtgggttcattttcaaaacatcgaTTATTTCTAATCAAACGAAAATGATTGTTGACTCTG ACTATCCAATTTTATCAATGGATGTTGACTGGATTACGGGTAATATCTATTTCACAACTGAAGAGTCGATATCAGTTTGTTCGAATAATGGTCAAACTTGCGCGAAGTTGAGATCCTGCTCAAATTGCCACCTCAAACTGGCCCCTAAATTAGG caGTTTGATGTTCTGGAACGAAGATACCACATTATATCGCTCTGCCATGGATGGATcaaaggaagaaaatttcagtaGAGTTACAGAAATGTTCGAacggattaatttttttaattattcgcGGCTGCTATTTGCGATAGATGAAGCAAAAGAAAGTGTGTTTTTGGCGCATGAATTGCCATTTCCGTTGGTAACTTGGTCGAGATTATACTCAAACATGCACACACAG tttctgatACGAGGCAACTTCGATGGAAAGGAGTTAGTCGATTTTGATGAATTCGAAAATGTCGTATACTTCACTTTGGAAGACaccaatgaaatttttcacagcgACAATATGAAGCAGTACACGAATTCCCGAAGCATACTTATTGATCAAAATGCAACTGCTATAAAAATTATATATGTTTACAATCGTCTGTTACAGCGCACCAAg ATACCAAATCCATGCAATGAAACATCATGTTCATTATGCCTGCTAAAGCCTTTTTCACCATTCATAGGTTTAAATTGGGCTTGCGCATGCGGCAATCTCACTAAATACGATCATAAGTTTATTTGCGCAAGCAATATAGATTCAGCATCAAACACTATTCCGGATGCAACTGCAAAAAAGCGAGAAGTCTATGATGTTTATAATCCTCCTCCATCGTGgattagaaaaaattcttcatcgaAAACCGAAACAGTGTCTATTGCAAGATACCTTGTCATGATTGGTCTGACTCTGATTGGTATTGCAGCTGGTGCAGGAGTTCTCTTATTTTATCTGCGTTATAAGAGAAAAATAATCGAGAACGATGATTGCATTCGCGAGGCATTGTATGGGGATGGTGATTTGTGA